One segment of Brassica napus cultivar Da-Ae chromosome C3, Da-Ae, whole genome shotgun sequence DNA contains the following:
- the LOC111203713 gene encoding uncharacterized protein LOC111203713, producing the protein MPDGVFSLRQLFNTGEEFKVNAIRYILKTRRNVVFDRWEKTKLGAKCNENDCGWRIYCSVENPIGKWMVKTYDDEHQCHPVGRCKQIKSPVIADLFLEDIRRDPEMSAPKIKDEMKRRYNIIISPPQSQVARRMIFDKLQAETNEQFERTNKNTTVQINTIRREDGEEMFSQIYICFDRLKRSWKQNCRPIIGLDGTFLKHSVQGMILTVIGRDPNNQIYPIAWAVVSAENNDNCEWFVHMLKLDLDLGEGENILIISDMHRSLIHGVSKELPMAEHRTCARHIYANLKKLHKSDTLKPLFWRVACEK; encoded by the exons atgcctgatggggtTTTTAGTCTGAGGCAATTGTTCAATACTGGTGAGGAGTTTAAAGTGAATGCTATTCGATACATTCTGAAGACGAGGAGAAATGTTGTCTTCGATAGATGGGAGAAGACTAAACTCGGTGCAAAGTGTAATGAGAATGATTGTGGATGGCGCATCTATTGTTCAGTGGAGAATCCAATTGGGAAATGGATGGTGAAAACCTATGATGATGAGCATCAGTGTCATCCTGTTGGGAGGTGTAAGCAGATCAAGAGTCCGGTGATAGCTGATCTATTTCTTGAAGACATCAGAAGAGATCCTGAAATGAGTGCTCCGAAAATCAAAGATGAAATGAAGAGGAGGTACAACATCATCATCTCACCTCCACAATCACAAGTTGCTAGGAGAATGATCTTTGATAAACTCCAAGCTGAAACTAACGAGCAGTTTGAACG GACAAATAAAAACACCACCGTCCAGATCAACACCATCAGAAGAGAGGATGGAGAAGAAATGTTCTCCCAAATCTATATTTGTTTTGACAGGCTAAAGAGGTCATGGAAACAGAACTGCAGACCCATCATTGGCTTAGATGGTACTTTCTTAAAACACTCTGTCCAGGGGATGATTCTCACAGTAATAGGAAGGGATCCAAATAATCAGATATATCCCATAGCTTGGGCAGTAGTGTCGGCTGAGAACAATGATAACTGTGAATGGTTCGTTCACATGTTGAAGCTTGACTTGGATTTGGGTGAAGGTGAAAACATTTTGATTATATCTGATATGCATAGGAGTTTGATTCATGGTGTTTCTAAGGAGTTGCCAATGGCTGAGCATCGAACATGTGCTAGACACATCTACGCCAATCTGAAGAAATTACATAAGTCTGACACTTTGAAACCCCTCTTTTGGAGAGTTGCATGCGAAAAGTAA
- the LOC111204587 gene encoding protein CONTINUOUS VASCULAR RING 1: MGDAKPGIVMANRDRELLIPVAHSGEDDHDSTPKPSPSSSSSSSQETFYKLIRSWASKKFMTGCVILLPMAITFYVTWWFIHFVDGFFSPIYAQLGIDIFGLGFITSITFIFLVGVFMSSWLGTSVLNLGEWFIKRMPFVRHIYNASKQISTAISPDQNTQAFKEVAIIRHPRIGEYAIGFITSTVVLQTYTDEEELCCVYVPTNHLYIGDVFLVNTKDVIRPNLSVREGIEIVVSGGMSMPQVLSTLDMRMAPERSRK; the protein is encoded by the exons ATGGGCGACGCGAAACCGGGGATCGTGATGGCCAACAGAGATCGGGAGCTTCTGATCCCAGTTGCTCACTCCGGCGAAGATGATCACGATTCTACTCCCAAACCCTCtccttcctcctcttcctcttcttctcaggAG ACGTTTTACAAGTTGATAAGAAGCTGGGCGTCAAAGAAGTTCATGACTGGATG TGTTATCTTGCTTCCAATGGCGATCACTTTCTATGTGACTTGGTGGTTTATTCATTTCGTTGATGGGTTCTTCTCCCCTATATATGCTCAACTCGGAATCGATATCTTTG GGCTTGGCTTTATCACGTCTATTACATTCATCTTCTTGGTTGGAGTGTTCATGTCATCATGGTTAGGGACTTCGGTTCTCAATTTGGGAGAGTGGTTTATCAAGCGGATGCCGTTTGTTCGCCACATCTACAATGCCTCCAAGCAAATCAGTACTGCCATTTCACCAG ATCAAAACACTCAGGCTTTCAAAGAAGTAGCCATTATAAGGCATCCACGTATTGGTGAGTACGCCATTGGGTTCATCACATCGACCGTTGTTCTACAG ACTTACACGGATGAAGAGGAGCTTTGCTGTGTGTATGTTCCGACAAATCACCTTTACATTGGGGATGTGTTCCTTGTAAATACAAAGGATGTGATCAGACCAAACCTCTCAGTAAGGGAAGGCATAG AGATCGTAGTGTCAGGAGGAATGTCAATGCCGCAAGTTCTGTCAACACTTGATATGAGAATGGCTCCAGAAAGAAGTAGAAAGTAG
- the LOC106417233 gene encoding rho guanine nucleotide exchange factor 8-like has product MMKDRFAKLLLGEDMSGGGKGVSSALALSNAITNLAASIFGEQTKLQPMPQDRQARWKKEIDWLLSVTDHIVEFVPSQQTSKDGVCTEIMVTRQRGDLLMNIPALRKLDTMLIDTLDNFKGHNEFYYVSRDSEEGKQASNARSNDKWWFPPVKVPPGGLSDPARRMLYFQKDSVTQVQKAAMAINAQVLSEMAIPESYIDSLPKNGRASLGDSIYKSITEEWFDPAQFLSMMDLSTEHKVLDLKNKIEASVVIWKRKLHVKDSKSSWGSAVSLEKRELFEERAETILVFLKQKFPGLPQSSLDISKIQFNKAVKLHLKSMSSSYKRYPHQSTKLRLRVSVVFS; this is encoded by the exons ATGATGAAGGACAGGTTCGCAAAACTACTACTTGGAGAAGATATGTCTGGTGGCGGAAAAGGCGTATCTTCTGCTCTGGCTCTTTCCAACGCTATCACAAATCTTGCTG CGTCTATATTCGGGGAACAGACAAAGCTGCAACCGATGCCACAAGATAGACAAGCTAGgtggaagaaagagattgattgGTTGTTGTCTGTGACCGATCACATTGTCGAGTTTGTTCCTTCTCAGCAAACGAGCAAAGATGGAGTTTGCACCGAG ATTATGGTGACAAGACAAAGAGGTGATCTTCTCATGAACATCCCAGCCCTTCGAAAACTCGACACCATGCTCATC GATACACTTGACAATTTCAAAGGACACAATGAGTTTTATTATGTGTCAAGAGATTCAGAAGAAGGGAAACAAGCTAGCAATGCTAGGTCAAACGACAAATGGTGGTTTCCTCCGGTGAAAGTTCCTCCCGGCGGTTTATCTGACCCGGCTCGGAGAATGCTTTACTTCCAAAAAGATTCAGTCACACAGGTTCAAAAAGCTGCAATGGCCATTAATGCTCAAGTCCTCTCTGAAATGGCTATACCCGAGAGCTACATCGACTCTCTCCCAAAG aacGGAAGAGCCAGTCTTGGAGATTCGATCTACAAGAGCATAACGGAGGAGTGGTTTGATCCAGCGCAGTTCTTGTCCATGATGGACTTGTCGACAGAGCACAAAGTGTTGGATTTGAAGAATAAGATTGAGGCATCTGTTGTGATTTGGAAGAGGAAGCTTCACGTAAAGGACAGCAAATCTTCTTGGGGATCAGCTGTTAGCTTGGAGAAAAGAGAGTTGTTCGAAGAGAGAGCAGAAACGATCTTGGTCTTCCTCAAACAGAAATTTCCTGGCCTTCCTCAGTCTTCCCTTGACATCTCCAAGATTCAGTTTAACAAG GCGGTTAAACTTCACCTAAAAAGTATGTCTTCTTCCTATAAACGTTATCCTCACCAATCCACAAAATTGCGACTCCGAGTCTCCGTCGTCTTCAGTTGA